From a single Brassica napus cultivar Da-Ae chromosome C9, Da-Ae, whole genome shotgun sequence genomic region:
- the LOC106416687 gene encoding putative MO25-like protein At5g47540, with the protein MAELSRNIRDMKFILYGNSEAEPVAEACAQLTQEFFREDTLRLFITCLPILNLETRKDATQVVANLQRQQVNFKLIASDYLEANVDLMDVLIQGCENLDMALHYGAMFRECIRHQIVAKYVLESEHVKKFFDYIQLANFDIAADAAATFKELLTRHKSTVADFLTNNEEWFFADYNSKLLKSVNYVTRRQAIKLLGDILLDRSNSAVMTKYVSSMDYLMILMNLLIESSKSIQIEAFHVFKLFVANQNKPAEIVNILVTNRSKLLRLLADLRPDKEDERFEADKSQVLREISSLEPLVLA; encoded by the exons ATGGCGGAGCTAAGCCGGAACATCCGTGATATGAAGTTCATTCTCTATGGAAACAGCGAGGCCGAGCCTGTTGCTGAAGCTTGTGCACAGCTGACTCAAGAGTTCTTTAGAGAGGATACTCTACGCCTCTTCATTACCTGTCTCCCTATTCTCAACTTGGAG aCTAGGAAAGATGCTACGCAAGTTGTTGCAAATCTACAGAGGCAGCAAGTCAATTTTAAGTTGATTGCTTCTGATTATCTTGAAGCCAACGTTGATCTCATGGATGTTTTGATACAAGG CTGTGAGAACTTAGACATGGCTTTACATTATGGTGCTATGTTTAGGGAGTGCATCCGCCATCAGATTGTTGCCAA ATATGTTTTGGAGTCTGAGCACGTGAAGAAGTTCTTTGATTACATACAGCTTGCTAACTTTGACATTGCTGCCGATGCAGCTGCTACTTTTAag gagCTGCTTACTAGGCATAAGTCTACCGTTGCCGACTTTCTCACCAATAATGAAGAATGG TTCTTCGCGGACTACAACTCAAAGCTTCTTAAATCAGTTAATTATGTAACCAGACGGCAAGCTATTAAG TTATTGGGTGATATATTACTGGATCGATCAAATTCAGCTGTGATGACGAAATATGTGAGCTCAATGGATTACTTAATGATTCTCATGAATCTTCTGATA GAGTCTAGCAAGAGCATCCAGATAGAAGCATTCCACGTTTTCAAG CTGTTTGTGGCGAACCAAAACAAGCCTGCAGAGATAGTCAACATTCTGGTGACTAACAGAAGCAAGCTTCTTAGATTGTTGGCTGATTTGAGACCAGACAAAG AGGATGAGAGGTTTGAAGCAGACAAAAGTCAGGTCTTGAGAGAAATTTCATCCCTTGAGCCGCTAGTTCTTGCATGA